A genomic window from Silene latifolia isolate original U9 population chromosome Y, ASM4854445v1, whole genome shotgun sequence includes:
- the LOC141627835 gene encoding uncharacterized protein LOC141627835, with amino-acid sequence MKARYYPHDEFMTAGIGGNTSYTWRGIHEARNAIQCGLRRRFGDGLTTRVWGDAWIPGTHTGKVISLCPQGNENWVVADLLDDGMGGWNVKKLANVLLPFERDWVANIRLSLNRPPDNWYWSAERDGIYSVKLAYCRLAGEAFDMGETSDWEHKKWLWNRLWKVPVWPRIKLFFWQLCCEALATKANIASRIGGEYPFFTFSHSHFESSLHLVWDCWVAQEVWEGMGWENEGEFEGGRVQDWVEARWRELGLLEHGRFMVCCWAIWEHRNKVVFEGLATDPASIIRRVKDMVEEIDGGGYARGLAGEQRGMAAKAAREDGWVATPVGSVKVNVGAGVKERDGVGVGVGVACRDDSGRVLWGMSRVWKEEWEPNVVQAVADLEGLEEARRNGHGNVVIESYCSQVIDALTKKKQEIFSI; translated from the coding sequence ATGAAAGCGAGATACTACCCACATGATGAGTTTATGACGGCTGGGATTGGAGGGAATACCAGCTACACGTGGAGAGGTATACATGAAGCGAGAAATGCAATCCAATGTGGGCTTCGTCGGCGTTTTGGAGATGGCTTGACTACGCGGGTTTGGGGTGATGCTTGGATCCCGGGGACTCATACGGGTAAGGTCATTTCCCTGTGCCCACAAGGGAATGAGAATTGGGTGGTGGCGGATCTTTTGGATGACGGGATGGGTGGTTGGAATGTTAAGAAGCTTGCAAATGTCCTATTGCCATTTGAGCGTGATTGGGTGGCCAATATAAGACTTAGTTTGAATCGCCCGCCGGATAACTGGTATTGGAGTGCGGAACGGGATGGTATTTACTCAGTTAAGTTGGCTTATTGTCGTCTTGCAGGTGAAGCGTTTGATATGGGTGAAACGTCGGATTGGGAGCATAAGAAATGGCTATGGAATCGACTTTGGAAGGTACCGGTTTGGCCTCGAATCAAGCTTTTCTTCTGGCAGCTGTGTTGTGAGGCATTAGCAACGAAGGCGAACATTGCATCTCGAATTGGAGGTGAGTATCCTTTCTTCACTTTTTCTCATTCTCATTTTGAATCGAGTCTTCATTTAGTCTGGGACTGTTGGGTTGCTCAAGAGGTTTGGGAAGGGATGGGGTGGGAGAATGAGGGTGAGTTCGAAGGAGGAAGGGTGCAGGATTGGGTTGAGGCGAGGTGGAGGGAGCTTGGGTTGTTGGAGCATGGTAGGTTCATGGTGTGTTGTTGGGCCATATGGGAGCATCGAAACAAGGTTGTGTTTGAGGGGTTGGCGACTGATCCGGCTAGCATCATTAGGCGGGTGAAGGACATGGTTGAGGAGATCGATGGAGGGGGCTATGCAAGGGGGTTGGCTGGTGAGCAGAGGGGAATGGCAGCGAAGGCCGCAAGGGAGGATGGGTGGGTTGCTACTCCAGTGGGCTCGGTTAAGGTGAATGTTGGCGCGGGAGTAAAGGAGAGGgatggagttggagttggagttggagtgGCTTGTAGAGACGATTCCGGGAGGGTGTTATGGGGCATGTCTCGGGTATGGAAGGAGGAGTGGGAACCGAACGTTGTTCAAGCGGTGGCAGACCTTGAAGGTCTTGAAGAAGCAAGGCGGAATGGACACGGGAATGTGGTCATTGAGAGTTATTGTTCACAAGTCATCGATGCACTTACCAAGAAGAAGCAAGAAATATTTTCTATTTAG